One Nitrospirota bacterium DNA window includes the following coding sequences:
- a CDS encoding MFS transporter — protein MTMALSQAIGRRVAPIFSALHVPSSMTRGSTSPARADDHKEMRSTGHTDDAMSGLGEPRRKVAIASVLAAMVLVVLDAAIANVALPTIARSLHVTPAMSVWVITAYQTALLMALLPCAALGESLGYRRVFTVGVALFTGASVLCALSPSLPWLVAARFLQGLGGAAVMALGVALLRVVVPHRRLGTAIGWNALAVALSSAAGPAIGAAVLSAANWPWLFVVNLPLGVLVLLATRALPAVDGTARRLDLFSVALNAGAFASLVIGAELLPTRPALAAVLFAAAALEMVALAQREMPKEAPLIPLDLLRADSFRFSVIASACCFAGQTAGMVALPFYLQHELGQDMLIAGLYMTAWPLTVAIAAPFASRLADRVSTAWLSAVGGLCLATGLGATALWPLKGDPLLLVPLTMLCGLGFGLFNVANNRTMFLSAPNERSGAAGGMQGTARLFGQTAGAVIMTLLFTLTSTDAAPQIGLGIGAVLTFVAGLVSMLKISPMSPR, from the coding sequence ATGACCATGGCCTTAAGCCAAGCCATAGGACGCCGTGTGGCGCCGATATTCAGCGCTTTGCATGTGCCTTCCTCCATGACCCGCGGATCGACATCGCCCGCTCGCGCTGATGACCACAAGGAAATGCGATCCACGGGGCATACCGATGATGCAATGTCGGGGCTGGGCGAGCCAAGACGCAAGGTTGCGATCGCCTCCGTGCTGGCTGCCATGGTGCTCGTGGTGCTGGACGCGGCCATTGCAAACGTCGCTCTGCCGACGATTGCGCGATCGCTGCATGTGACGCCAGCCATGTCGGTCTGGGTCATCACCGCCTACCAGACCGCCCTCTTGATGGCCCTGCTGCCCTGCGCTGCGCTCGGGGAAAGCTTGGGCTATCGCCGGGTTTTCACTGTGGGGGTCGCGCTGTTCACTGGAGCGTCCGTGTTGTGCGCATTGTCACCGTCCCTGCCTTGGCTCGTCGCGGCCCGCTTCCTCCAGGGGCTCGGGGGCGCCGCCGTCATGGCGCTCGGCGTCGCGCTGCTGCGCGTCGTGGTTCCACATCGGCGGCTCGGCACCGCTATCGGCTGGAACGCCCTTGCCGTGGCGCTGTCGTCTGCCGCCGGTCCGGCGATCGGCGCGGCAGTCCTATCAGCCGCAAACTGGCCCTGGCTCTTCGTCGTCAACCTACCCTTGGGTGTGTTGGTGCTACTCGCCACCCGCGCGCTACCGGCTGTCGACGGGACGGCACGTCGGCTTGACCTGTTCAGTGTCGCGTTGAATGCCGGAGCCTTTGCGTCATTGGTCATTGGCGCGGAACTGCTTCCAACCAGACCGGCGCTGGCTGCCGTCCTGTTCGCCGCAGCAGCCCTTGAGATGGTGGCGCTGGCTCAGCGTGAAATGCCGAAGGAGGCACCACTGATCCCGCTCGACTTGCTCCGCGCCGATTCATTCCGCTTTTCGGTGATCGCCTCGGCTTGTTGTTTTGCTGGGCAGACCGCGGGCATGGTTGCGCTACCTTTTTACCTGCAGCACGAGCTTGGGCAGGACATGTTGATAGCCGGGCTTTATATGACGGCCTGGCCGTTGACCGTGGCTATCGCCGCCCCGTTCGCCAGCCGTCTCGCGGACCGCGTGTCGACAGCCTGGCTTAGTGCCGTGGGCGGTTTGTGTCTCGCGACTGGGCTCGGGGCCACCGCACTGTGGCCGCTGAAGGGCGACCCGCTGCTGCTCGTGCCGCTTACCATGCTGTGTGGCCTCGGTTTCGGCCTCTTTAATGTGGCCAACAACCGCACCATGTTCCTCTCGGCACCAAACGAGCGGAGTGGCGCCGCGGGAGGTATGCAGGGCACCGCCCGGTTGTTTGGGCAAACCGCTGGTGCGGTGATCATGACCCTGCTCTTCACCCTAACATCCACCGATGCAGCGCCTCAGATTGGTCTTGGGATAGGAGCGGTGTTGACGTTTGTGGCAGGCCTCGTGAGCATGCTGAAGATCAGTCCGATGTCGCCGCGCTAA